From Catharus ustulatus isolate bCatUst1 chromosome 17, bCatUst1.pri.v2, whole genome shotgun sequence, the proteins below share one genomic window:
- the KCNG1 gene encoding potassium voltage-gated channel subfamily G member 1 encodes MTLMPGENSDYDYSALSCTSDASFNHTFFPESETLKGVFYQRARLIHPQEDLLKGFHPDDRKRHIIINVGGIKYLLPWTTLDEFPLTRLGQLKFCTNFDDILNICDDYDVTCNEFFFDRNPGAFRTILTFLRVGKLRLLREMCALSFQEELLYWGIEEDNLDWCCKRRYLQKMEELTEINEREDDLLENETTGETVEETKIGLCMKKLQDMVERPQSGLPGKVFACLSVLFVTITAVNLSISTMPDLREEEEKGECSQMCYNIFIVESVCVAWFSLEFLLRFIQAKSKFSFLRRPLTLIDIIAILPYYITLLVDTGSEGSKKPSSGNIYLDKVGLVLRILRALRILYVMRLARHSLGLQTLGLTARRCTREFGLLLLFLCVAIALFAPLLYVIENEMAASQEFTSIPACYWWAVITMTTVGYGDMVPRSIPGQVVALSSILSGILLMAFPVTSIFHTFSRSYLELKQEQERIMYRRAQFLLKAKSQMSNESQGSEVLFTTLSSETRDNE; translated from the exons ATGACTCTTATGCCTGGAGAAAATTCCGACTATGACTATAGCGCCCTGAGCTGTACTTCAGATGCTTCCTTCAACCACACGTTCTTTCCAGAATCCGAAACCCTCAAGGGAGTGTTTTACCAAAGAGCCAGGCTAATCCACCCTCAGGAGGATCTCCTCAAAGGCTTCCACCCCGACGACCGCAAGCGCCACATCATCATCAACGTGGGCGGCATCAAGTACCTGCTGCCCTGGACCACGCTGGACGAGTTCCCGCTGACACGCCTGGGACAGCTCAAGTTCTGCACTAACTTTGACGACATTCTGAACATCTGTGACGATTACGACGTGACGTGCAACGAATTCTTCTTCGACCGCAACCCGGGGGCGTTCAGGACCATCCTGACCTTCCTGAGGGTTGGCAAACTGCGGCTCCTGCGGGAGATGTGCGCGCTGTCCTTCCAAGAGGAGCTGCTCTACTGGGGCATTGAGGAAGACAACTTGGACTGGTGTTGTAAAAGGAGATACCTGCAAAAAATGGAGGAGCTCACAGAGATTAATGAACGGGAGGATGACCTCctagaaaatgaaacaacaggTGAAACAGTAGAGGAGACAAAAATTGGTTTGTGCATGAAAAAGTTGCAAGACATGGTGGAAAGGCCCCAGTCTGGCCTTCCTGGAAAGGTGTTTGCgtgtttgtctgttttgtttgtaACTATTACAGCAGTGAACTTATCCATCAGCACCATGCCTGAcctgagggaggaggaggaaaag GGTGAGTGTTCCCAGATGTGctacaatattttcattgtggAGTCCGTGTGTGTGGCATGGTTCTCCCTGGAGTTCCTGCTCAGATTCATCCAGGCCAAGAGCAAGTTCTCGTTCCTGCGGCGGCCGCTGACACTGATAGACATAATCGCCATCCTGCCCTACTACATCACCCTGCTGGTGGACACGGGCTCCGAGGGCTCCAAGAAGCCCAGCTCGGGCAACATCTACCTGGACAAGGTGGGGCTGGTGCTGCGGATCCTGCGGGCGCTGCGCATCCTGTACGTGATGCGGCTGGCGCGGCACTCGCTGGGGCTGCAGACGCTGGGGCTGACGGCGCGGCGCTGCACGCGCGAGTTCggcctcctgctgctcttcctctgcGTGGCCATCGCGCTCTTCGCACCCCTGCTCTACGTCATCGAGAACGAGATGGCCGCCTCGCAGGAGTTCACCAGCATCCCCGCCTGCTACTGGTGGGCTGTCATCACCATGACCACCGTGGGATACGGGGACATGGTGCCCAGGAGCATCCCCGGGCAGGTggtggctctgagcagcatcCTGAGCGGAATCCTGCTCATGGCCTTCCCGGTCACCTCCATCTTCCACACCTTCTCGCGCTCCTACCTGGAGctgaagcaggagcaggagaggatcATGTACAGGAGAGCGCAGTTCCTGCTGAAAGCCAAGTCTCAGATGAGCAATGAGTCACAGGGCAGCGAGGTTTTGTTCACCACTCTCTCTTCCGAGACCAGGGACAACGAATGA